Proteins encoded together in one Lathyrus oleraceus cultivar Zhongwan6 chromosome 5, CAAS_Psat_ZW6_1.0, whole genome shotgun sequence window:
- the LOC127086287 gene encoding E3 SUMO-protein ligase MMS21 produces MASSSHGGASGRIKNLAATFGSDIQPFISDIRTTVGVMKNIAVQLEKDNLPDKVKEMEDAVVELVDLSEHSVHFSSAVQAFGNRYQPGEQLTDFHKVFEDEILQYKANRNSDVQKHPLVRQFKEAVWKVHHEGQPMPGEEEEDIVMTSTQSNILNFKCPLSGKPITELQEPVRSMQCRHIYEKQVIMQYIQSKNNSTRCPIPGCPKVLDANVLVQDPSLAVDIDEMRKMNNKETNVEDFTMLDED; encoded by the exons ATGGCGTCATCTTCACACGGCGGCGCTTCTGGTCGAATAAAGAACTTAGCTGCCACCTTCGGCTCCGATATTCAACCCTTCATTTCG GATATCCGAACAACAGTGGGCGTGATGAAGAATATTGCAGTTCAATTGGAAAAAGACAATCTTCCTGACAAG GTTAAGGAAATGGAAGATGCTGTTGTGGAGTTAGTTGACTTATCTGAACACAGTGTACATTTTTCATCTGCTGTTCAAGCTTTTGGTAATAGATACCAACCTGGAGAACAG TTGACTGATTTTCATAAGGTATTTGAGGATGAAATTTTGCAGTATAAGGCCAATCGGAATTCAGATGTTCAAAAACATCCTTTAGTGCGCCAATTTAAGGAAGCTGTATGG AAGGTGCATCATGAGGGACAGCCAATGCCAGGGGAAGAGGAGGAGGACATTGTAATGACCAGTACCCAATCtaatattttgaattttaaatGTCCATTGAGTGGAAAGCCTATTACTGAGCTTCAAGAACCAGTTCGCAG CATGCAATGTAGGCACATTTATGAAAAGCAAGTGATAATGCAATATATACAGTCAAAGAATAACAGTACTCGATGCCCTATACCGG GTTGTCCAAAAGTGTTGGATGCAAATGTGCTGGTACAGGATCCATCGTTGGCTGTGGACATTGATGAAATGCGAAAAATGAACAACAAAGAAACTAATGTAGAGGATTTCACCATGCTTGATGAAGATTAA